DNA from Candidatus Cloacimonas acidaminovorans str. Evry:
GTCAAATCTTACTAACATCAATTTAAACATTTATACTTAATCTCTTCTTTGCAACTTTCACCTACAAATTCTATTTTTTGGTTAAAGCTACTTCTAATATAGTTTCCATATTGAAACTGCAGTTATTTTAGTAAAACTATTATGGATTCCTGCTTTCTTATGAATGATAAAGTGCTTTTCAATCTTAAAATGATATAAATAAGCATCTTATTATTAACTTTTCTATGTTATCAGGATATGTTTTCATTTGAAAAAAAAATTTCAGCAGGGGGATATATCCCCCTGCACCCCCTATCAATTCTTCTCTTCTTAATTCTTTCATTTTGGTTCTTACTTGGCAAAAGGCAAAAAGGTAAAAAAGCAAAAATCAATCAAGGGAAACCCTACAAACACGGAAGCCAAAGTCGTTACTGCTGTAAGTAGCACTATCGTAGTTGCGAACCGAAACAGTGCAATTGCTGGCATTGTAGTACCAGCTGCCGCCACGTCACACACGGCCGGCCCCGCTTGTTGATCCGGTTGGATTGGTTTGAGGTCCTGAAGGATAACTTCCATAAATATCCCAACAACATTCCCAAACATTTCCACTCATATCAAAAATTTGTAACTCATTAGCTTGTTTACCCCCTACAGGATGAGTAGTGCTACCGGAATTGCCGGTATACCAGGCAACATCTCCTACAGTATTACTCCCGCTATAGGTATAATTATGAGTTGAGTTTCCACCCCGGGCAGCAAACATCCATTCCATTTCAGTTGGTAAACGATAGCCATTAGCAGTCCAGTTACAACTGACATTAGTATGATTTTCACTATTTGTATTCCAGCCGGAGGGCCAGTTACTGGGATTGGTGCCATAATTTTGATAACTGTAACAGGGAGTAAGATTTTCCTGCATACTTCTCCGGTTACAATATTCAATGGCATTGAACCAAGTTACTCTCTCCACAGGCCTACTAAGATCACCGGTAAAATTAGAGGGATTTGTTCCCATTACTGCTTGATATTCACCTTGAGTAATTTCATTTTTATCAAGATAAAATGTGCTAATGGTTACATCTGAAGTGCCGTTATTAAAGGTTCCTCCTGTTACTGTAATAAACCCTACCGGTTGAGTGCTTGGAGAGGGATTATCGCGGGCAATTAATTTAATCTTGTAATTAGTGCCGGTACTCATTCCATCTTGTACTGGATACCAGGTTATCTGTTTTCCTGTTCCTGCACTAACACTATTACCAATAGCACCTGAGGTATGAGTTGGTGAAAATGTGTAGCTTAAGCCACCATTATTGGAAACCAACATAATCACTTGGCAGTTTTCATCAGCAGAAAGATCATAAGAAATAGTAACATATCCTGTATGAGTTGTTACGGATACATTACTAACAGTTGGAGCCGCGGAAAAAAGTATTCCCCAGAAAAATACGGCTAAAATAGTAATCAGAATTTGTTTCATTTTTGTTCTCCTTATTTCATTAGTATCATTTTGGCGATATAGTTTGTTTTGTTAGTTGTTAAGCGGAAAAAGTAAAGTCCACTGGTGCAAGTAATGCCATTTTGATTTTTCCCGTCCCAAAAGTATTTGTAACGACCTGCTGATTGGTTAGGGATTACTTTATTCCACACAATCTGACCTTTCAGATTAAATATTTCCAGTATCGCCTTACTTTCTTCGGCAAGAGAATAACTTAGCCAGGTGCCAGGATTAAAAGGATTAGGATAAATACTGTCAATCCCTGTTATCAGAGGAATTTCATCATTTCCTTCCGGTATAATAACATTGACGCTAATGGGTCCCTTAAACTGAGAAACACTATTAATATCAATCATTTCCAGCCAGTAATAGTAAATACCGGGACTATAGATTTCTGCATCTACATAAACATAGACCTGCATTTGAGAGGTATTGGTAGCATTAATCAAGATATTTAACATCTGAGCTTGAGACAATTCTTCATTGGTTGACCTATAAATACGATAACCATATAAATTGGTCTCGGATTGAGTAGCCCACATTAAACGGACACTACTCCCTCCACTTTGCTCAGCTATAAAACTGGATAGCTCTACCGGAAGTGTCTCATCTGTAATCGCAAATTCATTTGATTCCCCGCTTCCACTAAGATGTTGACAGGGTATCCCAGTAATTGAAACTACACTTGATTCGCCTAAACCGGATAAATGCTGACAGGGTATTCCAGTAATTGAAACTACACTTGATTCACCATAGCCGGTAAGAGCAAAGATACTTCCGCTAATAAGCAAGATTATAAGGAAGATACTTTCTTTTTTCATAGCCATCTCCTTTAAAGGTTTTTTTACATTCTTTTTTTATACTTCATCTAAGTATCAATGCAAAAAATAATCAATCCCTATTCTTTGTCAAGTGCTAATATATTATTTTTATTATTGACCTCGCCCCCCCCCCCCGAAATTATAACAAATAGTTGTATATCTCATATTTATTCAAGAAGTTACTAATGTTGATAAATTTCCACAATACCCTAAAAAATATTTTTTCTACCAAAGAGAAAAGCGGAAAAAGAGAAAAAATAGAACACAGATAACTGGATCAGCTGGATTTTATATTATATAAGAATAATTATAAGTAAAAATCTGCGTTATCTGCGTTATCTGCGTGCTCTTATTTTTCTCGGTGTTCTCGGTGTACTCAGTGTCTTCTGTGTTCTCGGTGTAAAAAATAAAATCTGGATGAACTAAAATCTTTTATCCCTTAAATCCTGATAATCCTGTTCATCCCAGACCTATTGTATCTGCGAAATCTGCGTTATCTGCGTGCTCTTATTTTTTATCCGTGTTCTTATTTAATCTGTGGAATCTGTGAGAGGATAATCTTCATTGCACTTGACAGAAAAGCATACTATCATAATATGACAAAATGATTATAAAGAAAGGATTGAATATGGATACAAAGGAAAATATCACTGAAAATAAAGAAGAAAAGGCAGTAACTTCCAATTTTATCCGCTCTATAATAGAAAGGGATTTAGCAAGCGGAAAACATAAAAGTATTGTAACGCGTTTTCCTCCCGAGCCCAATGGTTATTTACATATTGGCCATGCCAAATCCATCTGTTTGAATTTCGGTTTGGCAAACGACTATAGGGGGCGTTGTCACTTACGTTTTGATGACAGCAATCCGGTGAAAGAGGATGTGGAATATGTTAATTCCATTATGGAAGATGTGCATTGGTTAGGTTTTGACTGGGGTGAACATTTATATTATGCATCGGACTATTTTGATAAACTGTATGAATTTGCGGAATACTTAATCAAAGCCGGCAAGGCATTTGTTTGTGATCTCTCTTGGGAAGAACTGAAAGAATACAGAGGCACTTTAACGGTTCCGGGGAAAGATAGTCCCTATAGAAATCGCAGTATAGAAGAAAACCTGGATTTATTCAGAAGAATGAAGGCAGGTGAATTTCCCGAAGGCAGCAGAACTTTACGAGCCAAAATAGATATGGCTTCCCCAAATTTGAATATGCGTGATCCGGTTATTTACAGAATTAAAAAAACCCATCATCACAGAACCGGTAATGACTGGCAAATTTATCCTATGTATGATTATACCCATTGTGTTTCTGATGCCCTGGAAGGTATAACCCATTCTATCTGCACTCTGGAATTTGAAGACCATAGGCCTCTATATGATTGGTTTTTAGACCAGTTACCGGTTCCCTGTCATCCGCAACAAATAGAATTTGCCCGTTTGAATCTTGCTTATACAATAATGAGTAAACGGCTTTTACTGGAATTGGTAAATAACCATTTAGTCAGCGGTTGGGACGATCCCAGGATGCCTACAATTGCAGGAATGCGCAGAAGAGGTTTTACTCCGGAAGCCATTAGAGATTTTTCCGAGCGGATTGGTGTCTCCAAAGCTAATTCTCTGGTTAATGACGAATTGCTGATGTTTTGTGTGCGCGAAGATTTGAATAAAAGAGCGGAGCGCAGAATGGTTGTTGTAAATCCCCTAAAATTAACTATTACTAATTACCCGGAAGGCAAAATAGAGGATTTTGCTGCAGAAAACAATCCGGAAGACCCTTCTGCGGGAAAGAGGAAAATAAAGTTCTCCCGCCATCTTTATATAGAAAAAGATGATTTCAGTGAAAATCCGGTAAAGGGTTGGTTTCGTCTTTCCTTGGGCAAAGAAGTTCGCTTAAAATACGCTTATTATATCACTTGTAATGAAGTAATCAAAAATGAGAAGGGCGAAATTATAGAATTGCTTTGCACTTACGATGAAAAATCACGCGGGGGATGGACAGAAGATGGACGCAAAGTGAAAGGAACTTTACATTGGGTTTGTGCTGAGAGTGCTATTCCTGTAGAATTGCGTTTATATGATCGCCTTTTCACTTTAGCGGATATGAGTAATATGGAAGAAGGAAAGACCTATCAGGATTACTTGAATCCAAATTCGCTGATAGTTAAACAAAACTGTTTGGCAGAAGAAAATTTGCAAGAAGCAAAGATTGGAGAACATTATCAGTTTCTGCGAATTGGTTATTTCAATGTTGATTATAACAGTAAGCCAGGGGCATTGATTTTTAACCGTATTGTGGACTTAAAAGACAGCTGGGCAAAGCTCAGTAAGAAAATATAAGGGGAGGATATTATGGTTTACAAGATTGTGCTTGTAAAAATTGATCAACGTAGCACTGAAGCTACAAAAGTTCAGGGAATTTTAACCAAGTATGGATGCAATATTCGCGTCCGTTTAGGTTTGCATGAGGTCTCTAATGAATTCTGCGCCAATGATGGTTTATTAGTCCTGGAAGTGCAAGGAGAACAAAATATTCTGGAGAATATGATTTCAGAACTTAATGCTTTGGAATATGTGCAAGTTAGGTTAATTGAAATGTAACTATTTCCAGGTATATTTTCCTAAAGTTCCCCGCAAGCCATAGAAAATGAAGTGAAGGGGAAATACAAATATCTGAAGAGGATACAAAAAAGCGAGTTTGCTTCTTCCAATTTGCCTTAAATGGCTATAGGAAAAAGCAAATTCGGCTGCTGTTTTAAGCAGTAAAGAAAGTTTAATTGCTTTACCGCTTTTCTTATGTATAGCTTGCCACAGAGCAATATAAAACAGACAAAAATAGATAAAAATAAAGGCACAAAGACCTTTCAGCCACCAGGGATAATATTTGAATTTGGAAGCTCTGCGGATATTTGTTTGATGATGCTTTTTTCTATTTGTGCCATCAATTGAGGTAACCTGCATTGCTGTATTGGGATTGTACGCTGCTTTTCTGATCTTAGGCATCATTTTGATTAAAAGTAAATCGTCATCACCTGATCTTAAATGTCCTATTCCTTCAAAACCACTACTTTCCAGAAAGGTCTTTTTCCTGTAAACCATATTACAGGCACTGCTGGTAAAAGGAATTTTGTAATATAAGCCCGCTGCAGCTAAAGCATAATTAACACTGCGTTCAAAATTTTTCAGACGAATGATGCTGTCATCGGGTTTTCTTTTTATAACTGAATAGGAAAGCAGGTAATCTGTTTCTTTAGTAAAAGACCGGTTTATTTCTTGTAACCAGGAAACGGGCACAATACAATCAGCATCAGTGAAAGCAAGAATTTCAAAGCGGGAGTTTTCTATGCCTTTTTGTAAAGCAGCTTTTTTTCCTGTTAAGGGTGGGGTCTCACTATAGAAATTAATAATTTTCAGATTAGGAATATTTTTCTGAGTAGCCAAATATTCTTTACTGCCATCGTTGCTATGGTCATTTACAATAATTATTTCATATTTGTCCCGGGGATAATCCAAACAGGCAAGGGAGTTTAGTAAATTTGGCAGATTCTTTATTTCATTTCTGGCTGCAATTATGATGGAAATACTTTGAAAAATATCGGGAACTGATTTCTTTTTTTCTTCAGCAATTATCTTATCTACGCCTCGTTTTAGCCAAATTAGAAAAGTAGAATACAATATTGTAAATAGAGGAAAGCATTTCTTCATTAGCTTTTAACCAGCACGGAATCTGTAAGGTCTATAAATTTTGCCAGCTCCGGATTTTCCTGTTTTATATCTTCCAGTGTTTTGTGTTGAATATTAACTTTGGTAGGGGGTTCCGTTTCCTGCAATTGCAAAGAGATAGAAATCGGTTTCTCAAAGAGTTCGGAAATAGATTCTTCCAGCTTTTCCTGATTGCTTTTCAAACAGCGGAAATTAGTATTGCTTTCTACTGTTAAACAAAGTTTTCGCCCTTCCACTTTTCTGTCTGTAGTTGCATCTAAAGCAAGAGCACACATTTGACTGATTTTTTTAGCGCGGGTAATAATTCTCTGCCAAAGCTGTTCCAGATTTTCCTGGTTAAATTCCATTTTAGCCACAATTGTTTCTTCGCGTAAAGGAACTTCTGCCGAACTGGCTACATAACTGCTTTGAATTGTCTTAGCGGTTGTTGGAGAAGCCATAGATACAGGTTGGGCAAAGGCATTTATATTAATCTTGCCAATTAAAGAGGCAATATCTTCCATTTCATCAAGCTTGCAAAGTTTAATCATCAGAGCTTCTAAAATAAGGTAGGGATTGCTACTTCCCCTTAAATCATTTCTACAGGCAATAAGATAGGAAAGAATATACAGCAATTTGTTCTGCCCGAATAATTCAGCTAATTCATCAAACAAAGAAAGTTCATCGGGATTGATATCCTTAATTTGAACTTGCAGTTTACGCAATATAAGGATCCTCACAAATTCTTGCATATTGGCTATAAATTCTTGGAGGTCAATTCCCTGTTCAAAAATCAAATGCAATTCGTTAATAAGACCCTGGGTATCTTTATTGTAAATCAGAGTTAGAAATTTCTGATAGACCTGATTGGGAATCATACCAAATATTTGACGGACTTTGTCAATAGTAATATTATTCAAACAATATGAAATTGCCTGATCCATCAACGATAGGGCATCGCGCATTCCTCCATCTGCCTTACGAGCTATTAAATAAAGGGATTCGGAATCAATTTTTATCCCTTCCAGAACGCTTATTTCCTGCAACCTCTGAACTATGGAAGCAATTGGAATACGTTTAAAATCATAACGCTGACAACGAGAAATAATAGTTGGCAAAACCTTTTGGGGTTCTGTTGTGGCAAAAATGAAGATAACATTATCCGGCGGTTCTTCCAGGGTCTTAAGTAATGCATTGAAAGCATTTTTAGAGAGCATATGCACTTCGTCAATGATGTATATTTTATAATTGGAACTGCTGGCAGGATATAAAAGCTCGCGTTGCAATTCACGAATATCATCTACACTGGTATTGGAAGCACCATCAATTTCAATTACATCAGGAGAAGTTCCTGCCGTAATTTCCAAACAATTGGAACAGG
Protein-coding regions in this window:
- a CDS encoding formylglycine-generating enzyme family protein; translation: MKQILITILAVFFWGILFSAAPTVSNVSVTTHTGYVTISYDLSADENCQVIMLVSNNGGLSYTFSPTHTSGAIGNSVSAGTGKQITWYPVQDGMSTGTNYKIKLIARDNPSPSTQPVGFITVTGGTFNNGTSDVTISTFYLDKNEITQGEYQAVMGTNPSNFTGDLSRPVERVTWFNAIEYCNRRSMQENLTPCYSYQNYGTNPSNWPSGWNTNSENHTNVSCNWTANGYRLPTEMEWMFAARGGNSTHNYTYSGSNTVGDVAWYTGNSGSTTHPVGGKQANELQIFDMSGNVWECCWDIYGSYPSGPQTNPTGSTSGAGRV
- a CDS encoding T9SS type A sorting domain-containing protein, which produces MKKESIFLIILLISGSIFALTGYGESSVVSITGIPCQHLSGLGESSVVSITGIPCQHLSGSGESNEFAITDETLPVELSSFIAEQSGGSSVRLMWATQSETNLYGYRIYRSTNEELSQAQMLNILINATNTSQMQVYVYVDAEIYSPGIYYYWLEMIDINSVSQFKGPISVNVIIPEGNDEIPLITGIDSIYPNPFNPGTWLSYSLAEESKAILEIFNLKGQIVWNKVIPNQSAGRYKYFWDGKNQNGITCTSGLYFFRLTTNKTNYIAKMILMK
- a CDS encoding glutamine--tRNA ligase/YqeY domain fusion protein, producing MDTKENITENKEEKAVTSNFIRSIIERDLASGKHKSIVTRFPPEPNGYLHIGHAKSICLNFGLANDYRGRCHLRFDDSNPVKEDVEYVNSIMEDVHWLGFDWGEHLYYASDYFDKLYEFAEYLIKAGKAFVCDLSWEELKEYRGTLTVPGKDSPYRNRSIEENLDLFRRMKAGEFPEGSRTLRAKIDMASPNLNMRDPVIYRIKKTHHHRTGNDWQIYPMYDYTHCVSDALEGITHSICTLEFEDHRPLYDWFLDQLPVPCHPQQIEFARLNLAYTIMSKRLLLELVNNHLVSGWDDPRMPTIAGMRRRGFTPEAIRDFSERIGVSKANSLVNDELLMFCVREDLNKRAERRMVVVNPLKLTITNYPEGKIEDFAAENNPEDPSAGKRKIKFSRHLYIEKDDFSENPVKGWFRLSLGKEVRLKYAYYITCNEVIKNEKGEIIELLCTYDEKSRGGWTEDGRKVKGTLHWVCAESAIPVELRLYDRLFTLADMSNMEEGKTYQDYLNPNSLIVKQNCLAEENLQEAKIGEHYQFLRIGYFNVDYNSKPGALIFNRIVDLKDSWAKLSKKI
- a CDS encoding glycosyltransferase family 2 protein; its protein translation is MKKCFPLFTILYSTFLIWLKRGVDKIIAEEKKKSVPDIFQSISIIIAARNEIKNLPNLLNSLACLDYPRDKYEIIIVNDHSNDGSKEYLATQKNIPNLKIINFYSETPPLTGKKAALQKGIENSRFEILAFTDADCIVPVSWLQEINRSFTKETDYLLSYSVIKRKPDDSIIRLKNFERSVNYALAAAGLYYKIPFTSSACNMVYRKKTFLESSGFEGIGHLRSGDDDLLLIKMMPKIRKAAYNPNTAMQVTSIDGTNRKKHHQTNIRRASKFKYYPWWLKGLCAFIFIYFCLFYIALWQAIHKKSGKAIKLSLLLKTAAEFAFSYSHLRQIGRSKLAFLYPLQIFVFPLHFIFYGLRGTLGKYTWK
- the dnaX gene encoding DNA polymerase III subunit gamma/tau; translated protein: MSYIVLARKYRPQNFKEVYAQEHITEILQSAIATNRIAHAYLFTGPRGVGKTSLARILAKSLNCVNGPTTTPCNACSNCLEITAGTSPDVIEIDGASNTSVDDIRELQRELLYPASSSNYKIYIIDEVHMLSKNAFNALLKTLEEPPDNVIFIFATTEPQKVLPTIISRCQRYDFKRIPIASIVQRLQEISVLEGIKIDSESLYLIARKADGGMRDALSLMDQAISYCLNNITIDKVRQIFGMIPNQVYQKFLTLIYNKDTQGLINELHLIFEQGIDLQEFIANMQEFVRILILRKLQVQIKDINPDELSLFDELAELFGQNKLLYILSYLIACRNDLRGSSNPYLILEALMIKLCKLDEMEDIASLIGKININAFAQPVSMASPTTAKTIQSSYVASSAEVPLREETIVAKMEFNQENLEQLWQRIITRAKKISQMCALALDATTDRKVEGRKLCLTVESNTNFRCLKSNQEKLEESISELFEKPISISLQLQETEPPTKVNIQHKTLEDIKQENPELAKFIDLTDSVLVKS